A stretch of DNA from Ranitomeya variabilis isolate aRanVar5 chromosome 1, aRanVar5.hap1, whole genome shotgun sequence:
ggctggggacagagtgatcactagtaaatcaatctgtcccccatacagtatcatcttagcagaatatctgcagttttaactgggcgatgtgctgatgagaacaatgatttttgttccggcatatactgtacatacatacaccgtacatacacacagatacacataccgtacatacacagacatacaccttacatgcatacacacatacagttatatacacagatagtatacacataccgtacatacatataccatacatacacacaaatacacatacatataccatacatacacacagatacacatacatataccgtcatacatacacataccgtacatacacacatgcatataccgtacattcacacaaatgccgtacacacatataccgaacatacacacagatacacacacatataccgtacatacacagatacagttatatacatatagtacacacataccgtacatacatataaaatacacccaaatgcacataccgtacatacatacatataccctacatgcatacacacacatataccgaacatatacacatacacgtactgtacatacacacatacagtatatacacataccgtacacacatatacatacacatatactgtatgtacttgcacataaacatacatatataccatatatccatacaaatttattgcacatacacagatacacacatactgtacatgcatacacacacagccatacaactataccatacatacacacatatactgtacatacacagatacacacacacacacacacacacacacacacacacacacacacacacacacacacacagatagaaacatacacatagatacacacagatgcacacatacatatacaagcatatacatacatacatactaatcttgtataggtgatcagatgagccctgcaggtcagttcagctggagaaggctgcagaccccactgtgggggatggggcacagagcaggcagtaCTGATAtcggccccctgctgctgccgtgcagtgagctcctcccccatctcttctctgtgaggagacgctgcagcctgctctgaacagaacagtggagggagcagaagaccccctgtaagtcctgctcttcctccactgctgtctctatttgctgtgcagccggggcccctgactgtaggcgagtactcaccattgggatgctccatgcagggggacagacggcagccagtgaacgctctcctcagtctggtcactgtgaggtaaggaaagcgttcattggccagcgtctctccctgcatgacacgccccctttttgatctcctgcacttcgcgccccgctctcttccCCGGCACCCGATGtaacatgattacaggagggagtgagaggggcccgatcctgcatgataccgggcctgcctgcaggggccccctccacctctgggccctggagcagtgccatcaacagtatgtctgcccctggctgggggcccctagggcagtgggggccccaggcagctgcctagtctgcctgcccctaacgccggccctgctgagcaggatctccagcagagcgagatttcagggacaaaaacaacttgcaattatttttgaaattttgaaagcaagatctattccccgagaaaaattcaggcaaaggaattctaggttcagatataggaacatgaacaacaaaatcttgtaaattttgaactttcgtggtgagattattcaaacctgcagctaaactctgaatatccattttaaacaggtgaacacagagccattccaggattagaaggagagagagagaggaaggctgcaatataggcagacttgcaagtgattcaattgaaagcacactcagaactgaaggaaaaaaaaaaaaaaaattttcagcagacttcttttttctctcctttctctgccaattaatttaaccctttgtgggccggtcaaactgttagggttctcaatggcaagagaacatagcccagcatacataggaactagctcttggaaggatggaaacttaaactgaccatgaactaaacctgccgcacaactaacagtagccgggtagcgtagcctgcgttttatccctagacgcccagcgccggccggaggactaactaatcctggcagaggaaaatatagtcctggctcacctctagagaaatttccccgaaaggcagacagaggcccccacatatattggcggtgatttaagatgaaaatgacaaacgtagtatgaaaataggtttagcaaaatcgaggtccgcttactagatagcaggaagacagaaagggtactttcatggtcagctgaaaaccctatcaatacaccatcctgaaattactttaagactctagtattaactcataacatcagagtggcaatttcagatcacaagagctttccagacacagaaacgaaactgcagctgtgaactggaacaaaatgcaaaaaacaaacaaggacaaaagtccgacttagctggaagttgtctggtagcaggaacatgcacagaaaggcttctgattacaatgttgaccggcatggaagtgacagaggagcaaggttaaatagcgactcccacatcctgatgggaacaggtgaacagaggggatgatgcacacaagttcaattccaccagtggccaccgggggagcccaaaatccaatttcacaacagggggcacagtggtggattataatgtaTATTTGGAATAACATTCTGTATTATTGGTGGGTGCATGTatgtattcagctgtgtagtgaAAGGGAAAAAGTGTGGAATATGCTCTGGAAGCGGggctctaggtaactatgtgttattttatgcagagacaagtcctggctggaagaagtgatggcagtctgctctggatgaagaaaaaaagaaagaggaaggccttcaactagagacgtcactggtaagtcagtgtgttacctgtacactgacactgtatactatataaagagctcctgagtataatgtcactggtgatcactgtattacctgtacactaacactatatacagagctcctgtgtattatggcacttagtattgtcttgttttttttatttttattaatgatcagtattatagcagtctatgtgttggtaatatgtggtctggtcatggtgtggctgtgtttgttacttgtatgtggtatcatatggtggtaatatgtggtctggacatggtacagaggcatttgtcctttgtatgtggtattattcggtcactgtgtgatggtaatatatggtctggtcatggtgtggtggtatttgtcccttgtatgtggtaatattctGACATGTGACTAATGTGACATGTGTATGTGACTAAttctcttaaagaaaaataaagaaaaatatacggtACCTAAAAAGAGTACTGgacattttaagaaatgtttaatagattagagtagagtagagtgctgccaaaagagtctaccttgatgTGGTAGCTGTTAAAAAAATCTTATGGCTAAAACAAAAGCTGTTGGCTATATATGTGATCTGATGTTCGATGGAAACTGTTAAtgagtgattggtgaggacgtggtgcagatgaGTTTTTCCAAGTGTGGGTGGTGGGACCGTCGAAAGTTTGAGGGGCAGATGTGTAGCTGGGGTGGAGCCTCGGTGGAGTCTCAAaggggcccaaaaatgttgccagtatggggccctgaaattcctaatgGCAGCCCTGGGATAGCATGCCACCAGTGGAGGACCCCTACCCCATTAATTATTATTTACTAATTCATATATGCTATAAATGTCTCATTTAAGTTTTAATGTGACTCTTAGACCAGAAAGTTTTGCAGCCTAGCACATTTAAAGCGTTCTTGCCATTGACCAAAAATCAGTGTGAAAATATGTTGTTGCTGCATTTTTCACAAGTTAGTTTTTGGTGCACATACCAGTATAATGTGTCTAGGAACTGTTCTGATTCTCATGCTCTGTAGCTTGCCGTTCATTCGTTTTGAGTGGGTAGTTCCTCCTTATCAGCATCCTGTGAGCACTATGGCAGCTGGAACTTCCTTCACCTCACTTACCAGCATGCATTGCAGTTTCCATTGAGCATTGACTTGCCTTTTCTAAGAAGACATCCTGTCTCTCTGTTATGTCTGTTTGCAGTatgactgtaaaggccccgtctcacatagcgatttaccaacgatcacgaccagcgatacgacctggccgtgatcgttggtaagtcgttgtgtggtcgctggggagctgtcacacagacagctctctccagcgaccaacgatcaggggaacgacttcggcatcgttgaaactgtcttcaacgatgccgaagtccccctgcagcacccgggtaaccagggtaaacatcgggttactaagcgcagggccgcgcttagtaacccgatgtttaccctggttaccaaaaaaaacaaacagtacatactcacctttcggtgtcccttgccgtctgcttcctgctctgactgagccgccgtacagtgagagcagagcgcagcggtgacgtcactgctgtgctctcactttacggcggctcagtcagagcaggaagcagacggcaagggacctgacggacatcagatggtgagcatgtactgttttttttttttttacatttacgctggtaaccagggtaaacatcgggttactaagcgcggccctgcgcttagtaacccgatgtttaccctggttaccagtgaagacatcgctggatcggtgtcacacacaccgattcagcgatgtcagcgggacctcaacgaccaaaaaaaggtccaggccattccgacacgaccagcgatctcacagcaggggcctgatcgctggtacgtgtcacacatagcgagatcgctactgaggtcgctgttgcgtcacaaaacttgtgactcagcagcgatctcgctagcgatctcgctatgtgagacggggccttaaggaaggCACAAGCAGAAAGACAAAGATTTGGCTGCACTTCATGTAATGTCTGGGTATGTCTGCTGCTAGTGACAGATTATACCGGAGGATAGGAAGAGGACAACAACTAGACAGAAGGGAGCCACCTTGTGGCCAGCACTTCACGGTGCTTATTGGGCGTAAGACAAGATGCTTTAAAACAAAGTAATATACAGGTTTTCTAGTCTTTGTCCATCAGATGAACCTAACTTTATTGAATTGGCAATGACTAGGGGGAATTAGCATTGGGTGGCATATTAATTTCAGCACCTAAGCTTTGTAGTAGGAGAATAAATAACCCTAAAATAATCAGACAGTAATGCTACACACCCAAGTGTACTCAACTAGTAGTATATTGTGTGCCTGAGCTATTTTAGATTTAAAATTAGATGGAAAAATCTGTCATTGGTCAAGTTTAAATGATTGACATGGACCTTTTCAGACACAGTAAAGGCTACACATGACCCCTGtgcgtgttaggtgtcgagttcctgcctctgcacagggggaatctctagccatctccactgcggtctcccatccttctccagccgcagtggagcctgctcagcggagatgtcggtcccagcgtctgactcaggcagatactctgcacctggttactgctgttcttccaggttgtgccattaagaccagtgctgggcagcggcgagcagatgcttttgggactaagtcctgcttttctccttctgagcatgcccatggtgagatctcttattgaaggtcgagggtcacatgctttgatactgcagcaaaacccattggtcctccaggaaggtcttgaaggtgctcagactctagcagcctctcattggtccttcttggaaggtcatgtacctgctgcaACTATAAAGggttcgcacggccatgcgctagtatcaaatctgttatgtgcatgcgccagtgtggtcacatttatgtgtgttcagggactcggctgaaataagcccctagaatgccggcacctccggcgaggagattgtgtgcgtggatttagggccccggctgaaataagcccctagaataccggctcctccggtgaggagattgtatgtttgcatgaccacagactgccttcagctcggcagttagctgtgaactcctgtggggttaacagggcacagcgtcttgtttccgtgcgactctgtgaagtaacagagttcgcttaaaccgccatatagtgccgtcatttgctagcagcaggttcctcctgcacggtggaccccaggctgcgaacgcaccaataataacatctatatttactcggtgcgttccgctagccctaacataattttacctctatacaagtcactagttcgacgacacttagaatactgtacacagttctggtctccggtgtataagaaagacatagctgaacgagagcgggtgcagagaagagtgaccaaggttattagaggactggggggtctgcaataccaagataggttattacacttggggctatttagtttggaaaaacgaaggctaaggggtgatcttatgttaatgtataaatatatgaggggacagtacaaagacctttctgatgatctttttaatcatagacctgagacagggacgagggggcatcctctacgtctggaggaaaaaaggtttaagcataataacagacgcgggttctttactgtaagagcagtgagactatggaactctctgccgtatgatgttgtaatgagtgattcattacttaaatttaagaggggcctggatacctttctggaaaagtataatgttacagggtatgtatactagattccttgataaggcgttgatccagggaactagtctgattgccgtatgtggggtcgggaaggaatttttttccccatggtggagcttactcttaccacatgggtttttttgccttcccctggatcaacatgttagggcatgttaggttaggctatgggttgaactagatggacttacagtcttccttcaaccttaataactatgtaactatgtaactatgtaacagtgcGTGAGGAGACTTAGGTTTTGCCAATGTGGGTGGGACAGTATAATGCATGGTGAAGTCCGCCCAACTAATTTATTACAATTTACTCCAGGTTAGTGGCATAACTTTTGCTAGAAATGTACTGCACACCCTGACTGGAGGTGCTCGCCAATTCTTAGGTGCGCCTAATTCATCAAGTCGTGTTTGCCTCTTATTGAATTAGGTGCATCTTACTCCTGTGGTCACGGTCATTAAGACTGGCGAACAAAAAGATATTGCCACTAGGGTTCAAAACTTCATAGACCTTTGGTCCTGGAGAAAAATAGGAGACAAAACAAAAGCACATAATTCCACAGCAGACGCACGCAACAACCTTGATGATGATATGGACCAAGCAAGGGCTAAGCTAGCAGATTCAGAAGATCGATCAAGAAGTAATAACATCATGTTCCATGGTATTCACTAAAGCATTACAAATGTAATGggcattttcttttttatttggaAACTAGTGGTTTATGTGTTCTAAGTCAGCCTAACAGTACATGGTAATATACAGTAAATAGTAAAATCTGGTAAAGTTCCATAGGAGAATAGGAATGCAGCAGAACTTAAAAACCAAAGGATAGCCTAAAATCTGCCATATTGTTTTTGTTATGTAAGTATAGGATTAGAAAAACTCAGTTCTCAGGTATAGTACTGTAATTTGCTGACTTTTTCCAGCAAAATAATCTTCCAGCCAATGACTAGAGCGGTCACCACTCCTCAGAGGACAATAAACCAGCAGTGGGAGATTCACAGGGTAATATTGGGCTTGCTTATTAATTTTATCCCATAAGCAGACATTTTTTTAAGGCTACATTAATTACTTAAGTTGACCACACTTATTAGATTAACGTTAGCCAAGCGTGCCaatgatctaatgtgtatggggccttctTGACATTCTTCTGGTGGCAGATGTCGGGGGAGAGAAAGATCAGTCATCTGGATTTAACATGCCTGTTCCATTTGTTTTTAGGGAAGAAAAGTCACCTACAAGGAGGGATACCTATCAGTTGACTGTTTGTTCATCTCAATTCCTTTGTAGCAATGGcaacatttttaaagggaacctgtcacccccaaaatggaagttgagctaagcccactgctatcaggggcttatctacagcattctgtaatgctgtagataagcccccgatgtatcctgaaagataagaaaaagaggttagattatactcacctgggcgggcggtccgatccgatgggtgtcacggtgcggggcctcccatcttcttacgatgatgtcctcttcttgtcttcacgctgcggctccggcgcaggcgtactttgtctgccctgttgagggcagagcaaagtactgcagtgcacaggcaccgggaaaggtcagagaagcccagcgcctgcgcgctgcagtactttgctctgcccttaacaggagccgcagcgtgaagacaagaagaggacgtcatcctatgaagataggaggccccggaccgcgacgcccatcggataggaccgcccctgggtgagtgtaatctaacctctgccagtgggcttagctcaacttccattttgggggtgacaggttccctttaagctggagAATACAGATCAGTTGAAAAGCAGATATAAACACATTTTACCTCTGGAATTGGATATTTTGTTGGATTTGATGCTTCTGCACGCCCAAGATCCACCATAGTCCCACACTTTGGAATATCTTCCACCCATATCCCTTCATACAATTGGCCTTTGTCAAGGTAATAGAACTTTCCAGGGCCatgtttccttccttctttccaggAACCCTCATAGCGATTTTCATTTGCTGTAATATACACAGAATGTTAGGAAAAGAATATAGAGCACAGATCTCCAACCACAGTGCATTGGCATTGGGTCTACCAAACAGCCACGAAAGGTATGGCACTAGACGGCAACTTTTGCAAGTCACTTCTAAAAGAGATCTCTGTATCCTTCAGCAGACGTACAGCTAATAGACATGCCTAGCGTGCCACTGCCTACCAAACAAAATGAAAAGAAAATACCATTTCAAACTGGACCACTGAGATTTAGCCTTTCCCCCATGATGTATGTAGAAAACATACAACATTTTATTAgccaaatattttaaccccttggtGACAAAGCCCAATTTTTAAAATCTGCCGTGTGTCCCTTTCTGAGGCAATAACTCTGAAATGTTTAAACATATCTAATTGATTTtcagatttttttggggggacacattaTAATGTATGACCGTGGAAAACTTAGGTTGATATGGTTTGCgtctatttatgaaaatatcagaaaatttacaataaaaaatttgcaattttcaaacattgaatGTTTCTATTACTTTTATTCCAGATAGTTATACGACAtaaaatagtgaataaataacatttaccataggTCTTCCTTATATCAACATCATTTGATGTCCTTTTATTTTGTTGGgatgttagaaggtttaaaaatttaacagcaatttttcatttattttttaaagaaaatgtaaaaatatatatttttttagggagctattgagttttgaagttacttaggGGAatgtatatattggaaaaccccccaaagtgataccatttaaaaaaaaacaacacccctcaacatattcaaaactaCTGTCAGGTAGTTtgtcaacccttcaggtgcttttcaagaATTGACGGAAAATGGAATGACAGGAacaataaattatatttttaccacttaCATGATGCTAAATTCTGAACAGGCCACTTATAGCCGGCAGACCCAATGGGCATTACTTTACCTTGGATTGCTATGGCAACTATCAGGACCGCACAAATGTGACTTCAAGGTGCTGATGGGATTAAAGAGGGAGCCTCatgctctgttaaccatctagataccAAGGTCACTATTGGCATCCTTATCTATGGGATTAGGTGGCCATGGTTGGTGGCAACATCgattgtggctgatacagcagGTTGTCGGCTGTAGTgtacagctgctgcattttcacccGTCGGGAGATGCTACTCACTTATATCTTAGGTGAGTAATAAGGCATTTGTTGTCATTAAGGGACAAATTTCATATTAAATTACAGAATGTGCAAATATATTGAAATATTATTTATGCCAGCTGCCTCACAATGGAAAAATATTATTTTGGAGAGAATTAATAGTTTGAAGATCCTAACCATCTGCTCACACCTTATAAGTTGATTTGTCTAATTAAATTCTGaaatttacagggaatctgtcatgaGGTTGATGCTTCTCTTCCTGGGAGCAGCATGAAATGAGGACAGAGGTGGGTCCCTAACTGGGCTTTTTTTATCGTAGTTTTGATGAaattactgttttatctgctgctgcCCTGCTGTACCTTTCAATGATGAGTTTTGTATAACTCCTGCTGAAACTATTGATTGAAAGCTTACTGCCTATACTTTGCATAGCCAAAAAAATGACAATCAATAGTGTGGGGTAGGGATAATCGGTGCTCCAGGCTACATAGCAAGAGGTCATCAgtgagaggactagcagagctaCAGTAGAAAATACACTGGATTATCGAAACCACAGCAAGAAGCCCAGTGAGTGTCCCAGACTTAGAATCAGAGTTTCTGCTCCTGCTCTCAGATGGGCCAACATAAACCTGGAGACAAATTCTTTTTTTAATGCAAACGTACTTTAAAAATTAGAAGATCATGTGTTGTAGAATAAAAATAAGATGTACCTAACCGTAACATCCCTTGGCCACCGTATTTATCTTCACTCCATTCTCCTTCATAAATATCTCCATTAGCAAAATACATTCTACCCCAGCCACTTCTTTGTCCAGCTTTCCAGTCGCCTTCATAAAACTCTTTATTTGTGAAGAAATAAGTCCCGTAACCCTGAAAAAATAAAAGTAGCATACGCTGCTAAATTCCTATAGCATGAGATGTAGATGTAGAAGGGTTACTTCTGCATACGACTGATTAGTTATGTTCTGTACCATCAGATTTATGTTGCCTTGGGGTAACTGCAATGAGGGTGGATTTGTCAGTGGCAACTTTGCTGCCGATTTTGTTGCTTAGGCCTACTTCACCCGTCCGTATAAAGCATATAAGTGAAAAAATGATACTGGTGTCATCAGcactttccatcagtgtgtcatcagtttgtcagtgcgtcatcagtgtcttccatgtgtctgtttttaccatcagtgtgtcatcagtgtaaagaaataaataaattacgAAGCTTCTCCTATAATTTGCAATTTTAAAcgcggacagcacacagatgccatccatATGCTGTAGATATTTTTCACGGACCCACAAACttttattggcccttgtcatccgtgctgctggaaaaaaaacagacatatcaCCATGTGTTTTGCATGGATACATGATAAATGTaaaacactgacatgtgcatagCACCATAGGTTATTATTGGTACATGTGGTATCCGTGAAAAAAACGGATGCCACACGTAATGAAAATTAttttagacgtgagagtcctcagtggttgataccttttaatggctaactgaaaagatggtaacaaattgcaagctttcgagactactcaggtctcatcaggcaaagactaaagcaggttctgaagaatcacatagttATATACAACACAGCACggagagaaagaaggcaatagacACATAATGAAAACACTGCTGCGTGAAGGAGGCCTACAGCACAGTGAATGTGTGGAAATATCCACATGTGAGACATACACATTTTGTCATTGATGTTGCTGCAGCAATAATTTCCACCCTAAAAAAAGTTACATGCTGCGGAATTCAAAGTCCAGACTGCATGACAATTTCTGCATTTGAATATTTCTCCAATTTGTACATGAGCCATTAAAAATCTAATGCAatctaacataaaaaaaaaaaatctttcactgATAACATTGCAAATTAAAACAATCTGCACCAAATACGCTACATGTGCATTTGCTAATAGGTGGGCATAGGTGGTATTTATAACTATTCTAACTAGTAAAATAATGGAAACCTCTGTAAAATTCAATAAAAGCCAAAGTGATCCATTCAGCTCAGCTTCTATTGTGGCCTGTTGACGATAGATCTATTCTAGATTTGTCAAAAAGGAGGAAGCTTTGGTGTCCCCGTGAATTAAGCCTTAAATGTGTTGTCCGGTTACAcaaaaagttatcacctatcaaTAGGACTGGTGATAATCTGTTGATCTTTGGAGGTCCAGCCGCTGGGGCCCGCACCGATAAGCAGAACAGGGAAATGTTATACCCAGAATGGGGCACAAGTGTACATGCCTGACCTGTGCGCCATTCACTCCCTATGGGGCTGCCGAGTTATGTGCTCGTCTTTTCCTAGCAGCCCCACAGCGAATGAAAGGAG
This window harbors:
- the MORN3 gene encoding MORN repeat-containing protein 3 isoform X3 translates to MPFIKYPRNIEPPWKDWDRKAQKSGQRHTVYSVNGDQYTGEWLNNQKHGKGTFVWKSSNSLYEGEWKWGKRSGFGTYSVQDPNTGEYVKVYSGCWKNDKKHGYGTYFFTNKEFYEGDWKAGQRSGWGRMYFANGDIYEGEWSEDKYGGQGMLRLANENRYEGSWKEGRKHGPGKFYYLDKGQLYEGIWVEDIPKCGTMVDLGRAEASNPTKYPIPEDQRSMKF
- the MORN3 gene encoding MORN repeat-containing protein 3 isoform X2: MPFIKYPRNIEPPWKDWDRKAQKSGQRHTVYSVNGDQYTGEWLNNQKHGKGTFVWKSSNSLYEGEWKWGKRSGFGTYSVQDPNTGEYVKVYSGCWKNDKKHGYGTYFFTNKEFYEGDWKAGQRSGWGRMYFANGDIYEGEWSEDKYGGQGMLRLANENRYEGSWKEGRKHGPGKFYYLDKGQLYEGIWVEDIPKCGTMVDLGRAEASNPTKYPIPEFHSIASRVSM